In a genomic window of Longimicrobiales bacterium:
- a CDS encoding ABC transporter permease yields the protein MIRSTFLRQLVRQFVRAPSFTTVSVITLALGIGSTTAMFAVVDGVLLEPLPYEAPDRLVGLWHEAPGLDLEDVNQSPALYLTYRAESRVFEDIGMWAAGRAAITGLGEPERIEVMRVTDGTLRLLGVRAARGRIFTREDDAAGAALTAVLSWGYWQTRLGSDPAAIGRTITVNGEPREIVGVLPRGFRLLDQDASIYLPLQFDPAEVILGNFSYQGLGRLKPGVTTAQADADLARLIPIAAERFPRGMTLQMLTEARFAPDVRPLSAEVIGDVGKVLWMLLGTVGIVLLVAGANVANLFLVRAEGRYREVAVRTALGASRARIAREFFAESIALALIGGMLGLGMAAAAVRVLKAVGPEQLPRLQDIAIDGTVLAVAFGLSVLVGALLGLVPVLRHSGEAITAGLRDGGRGGSTGRERHRARNTLVVAQLALALVLLAGSGLLVRSAQALRNVDPGFERPGDVLSFRLSIPQAEVSEPAAVLATHRRIMQEVEAIPGVAAVALTSAQPMEGYSSSDPIDPEEFPAPPGQLAPIRRYKWLSPGWFATLGTPLLAGRDFTWNDMQTRVPIVIVSESLAREYWDSPQDAIGKRVRNVEGRPWREIVGVAADVREDGVDQDPPPIAYWPMLVADVWEDGVDVQRTMAYTLRLERELTPALTDAVRRAVWAVNPNLPLADVTTLEQLFDRSRARTSFTLVMLSIAAAVALLLGAIGLYGVTSYAVAQRTREFGVRMALGARSSDVGGLVLRQAAVLIAIGVVAGLLVSLAATRLMTALLFGVAPADPITFIAVALLMGVVATVASLVPVRRATRVDPLEALRSE from the coding sequence ATGATTCGTTCGACATTCCTGAGGCAGCTGGTGCGCCAGTTCGTGCGCGCACCGTCGTTCACCACTGTATCGGTGATCACCCTCGCACTCGGCATCGGCTCGACCACGGCGATGTTCGCCGTGGTCGACGGCGTCCTGCTCGAGCCGTTGCCGTATGAGGCGCCGGACCGCCTGGTCGGCCTGTGGCACGAGGCCCCGGGCCTGGACCTGGAGGACGTGAACCAGTCGCCCGCCCTGTACCTCACGTACCGGGCCGAGAGCCGGGTCTTCGAGGACATCGGCATGTGGGCGGCGGGGCGCGCCGCGATCACCGGGCTGGGCGAGCCGGAACGGATCGAGGTGATGCGCGTGACCGACGGCACGCTCCGGCTGCTCGGCGTGCGGGCGGCGCGCGGCCGCATCTTCACGCGCGAGGACGACGCTGCGGGTGCCGCATTGACCGCAGTGTTGAGCTGGGGCTACTGGCAGACGCGGCTGGGTTCCGACCCGGCCGCGATCGGTCGCACCATCACGGTCAACGGCGAGCCCCGTGAGATCGTGGGCGTGCTGCCTCGAGGGTTCAGGCTCCTCGACCAGGATGCGTCTATCTACCTACCGCTCCAGTTCGATCCGGCGGAGGTGATTCTCGGCAACTTCAGCTACCAGGGACTCGGCCGGCTGAAGCCCGGCGTTACGACGGCGCAGGCAGACGCGGACCTGGCGCGTCTCATTCCGATCGCCGCCGAGCGGTTCCCGCGCGGCATGACGCTGCAGATGCTCACGGAGGCGCGCTTCGCCCCGGATGTGCGGCCACTGTCCGCCGAGGTGATCGGCGACGTCGGCAAAGTGCTCTGGATGCTGCTCGGCACGGTCGGCATCGTCCTCCTCGTCGCCGGCGCGAACGTGGCGAATCTGTTCCTGGTCCGTGCCGAGGGCCGCTACCGCGAGGTGGCCGTCAGAACCGCTCTTGGAGCAAGCCGCGCGCGTATCGCGCGCGAGTTTTTCGCGGAGAGCATTGCGCTGGCGCTGATCGGCGGCATGCTCGGTCTCGGAATGGCCGCGGCGGCCGTGCGCGTGTTGAAGGCAGTAGGCCCTGAGCAGCTGCCGCGGCTGCAGGACATCGCCATCGACGGCACCGTGCTGGCCGTTGCATTCGGCCTGTCGGTTCTGGTCGGTGCCCTGCTCGGCCTCGTTCCGGTGCTGAGACACAGCGGCGAGGCCATCACGGCGGGGCTGCGCGATGGCGGCCGCGGTGGCAGCACCGGCCGCGAACGGCACCGCGCGCGGAACACTCTCGTCGTGGCGCAGCTCGCGCTCGCGCTCGTCCTCCTGGCCGGGTCCGGACTGCTCGTGCGCAGCGCCCAGGCCCTGCGCAACGTGGACCCGGGGTTCGAGCGGCCCGGGGATGTCCTTTCATTCCGGCTGTCCATCCCGCAGGCCGAGGTGTCCGAGCCGGCGGCCGTGCTCGCGACGCACCGGCGCATCATGCAGGAAGTGGAAGCCATCCCGGGCGTGGCGGCCGTCGCACTCACGTCCGCACAGCCGATGGAGGGGTACAGCTCGAGCGATCCGATCGACCCCGAAGAGTTCCCCGCTCCGCCCGGCCAGCTCGCGCCGATCCGGCGCTACAAGTGGCTCTCGCCCGGCTGGTTCGCCACGCTCGGTACGCCGCTCCTCGCCGGCCGCGACTTCACCTGGAACGACATGCAGACCCGCGTTCCGATCGTCATCGTATCGGAGAGCCTGGCCCGGGAATACTGGGACAGCCCGCAGGACGCCATCGGCAAGCGCGTCCGCAACGTCGAGGGCCGGCCGTGGCGTGAGATCGTAGGCGTCGCTGCCGACGTCCGCGAGGACGGCGTCGACCAGGATCCGCCGCCCATCGCTTACTGGCCGATGCTGGTGGCCGATGTGTGGGAAGACGGCGTGGATGTGCAGCGCACGATGGCCTACACGCTGCGCCTCGAGCGCGAGCTGACGCCAGCGCTGACGGACGCGGTACGGCGCGCCGTGTGGGCGGTGAACCCGAACCTGCCGCTCGCGGACGTGACCACCCTCGAGCAGCTCTTCGACCGGTCCCGGGCGCGTACGTCCTTCACGCTCGTCATGCTGAGCATCGCCGCCGCAGTCGCACTCCTGCTCGGCGCGATCGGCCTCTACGGTGTGACATCCTACGCGGTCGCCCAGCGCACCCGTGAATTCGGTGTGCGCATGGCGCTCGGCGCGCGGAGCAGTGATGTCGGGGGACTGGTGCTGCGGCAGGCCGCCGTGCTCATCGCGATCGGCGTCGTGGCGGGCCTCCTGGTGTCACTCGCCGCGACACGCCTCATGACGGCGCTGCTGTTCGGCGTCGCACCGGCTGATCCGATCACATTCATCGCGGTCGCGCTGCTGATGGGCGTTGTCGCGACCGTGGCCAGCCTCGTGCCTGTGAGGCGCGCCACGCGTGTCGATCCGCTCGAGGCTCTGCGTTCGGAATGA
- a CDS encoding nodulation protein NfeD, with protein MRRYACALLAVCGVLLSGIASAQETARGSVYRIPVDGVIELGLAPFIERTLREAEAAGARAVILDIETPGGRIDAAQRIVRAIQEADVPVYALVNMHAHSAGAMIALAAREVYMRPGAQMGAVTPVTGDGTKAPEKIVSAMRAEMRALAERAGRDPRVAEAMVDENIAVEGVSPAGELLTLTSSEAVALNYAREVADWDALMLELGLASVPVQETQVNWAERVVRFLTHPAVAPMLLSIGFLGIIMEIKTPAFGLAGLVGASAITAFFGSHLLLGLAGWEEIILLFAGIALIAVEMFVIPGFGIAGIAGALAVLAAFYLSMVTPMATAAEYGTALGILSLSILVVIVVGWAILRHLPRSRGFTKSGLMLGDATTKETGYLSSEVRTELIGSVGVALTDLRPSGAGRFGRERIDVVSDSNWIESGTPIRVVRSDGYRHVVEPAE; from the coding sequence ATGCGACGTTACGCCTGTGCACTGCTTGCGGTCTGCGGCGTTCTCCTGAGCGGAATCGCGTCCGCCCAGGAAACCGCGCGAGGCTCCGTCTACCGCATTCCCGTGGACGGCGTGATCGAGCTGGGCCTGGCGCCCTTCATCGAGCGCACACTGCGGGAGGCGGAAGCCGCGGGCGCACGCGCAGTCATCCTCGACATTGAGACGCCCGGCGGTCGCATCGACGCCGCACAGCGGATCGTCCGCGCCATTCAGGAGGCGGATGTGCCGGTGTACGCGTTAGTGAACATGCACGCGCACTCCGCCGGTGCCATGATCGCGCTCGCCGCACGCGAGGTCTACATGCGGCCCGGCGCGCAGATGGGCGCCGTCACGCCCGTCACCGGCGATGGCACGAAGGCGCCGGAGAAGATCGTCAGCGCGATGCGTGCGGAGATGCGCGCGCTGGCGGAGCGCGCCGGGCGCGACCCGCGCGTGGCGGAAGCGATGGTCGACGAGAACATTGCGGTGGAGGGGGTCAGTCCGGCCGGCGAGCTGCTGACGCTGACGTCCAGTGAAGCGGTGGCCCTGAATTACGCCCGTGAGGTGGCGGACTGGGACGCGCTGATGCTCGAGCTCGGTCTCGCGAGCGTGCCGGTGCAGGAGACGCAGGTGAACTGGGCGGAGCGTGTGGTGCGGTTTCTGACACACCCGGCCGTCGCGCCGATGCTGCTCTCGATCGGCTTTCTCGGCATCATCATGGAGATCAAGACGCCCGCGTTCGGCCTCGCCGGGCTCGTCGGCGCGAGCGCCATCACGGCGTTCTTCGGCAGCCATCTGCTCCTCGGCCTGGCCGGCTGGGAGGAGATCATCCTGCTCTTTGCGGGCATCGCGCTCATCGCGGTGGAGATGTTCGTCATTCCAGGTTTCGGCATTGCCGGCATTGCCGGTGCGCTTGCGGTCCTTGCGGCATTCTATCTCAGCATGGTGACTCCTATGGCAACCGCCGCCGAATACGGTACGGCGCTGGGCATCCTGTCTCTGAGCATCCTCGTCGTCATCGTGGTCGGCTGGGCCATACTCCGGCATCTGCCACGCAGCCGCGGTTTCACGAAGTCCGGGCTGATGCTCGGAGATGCAACAACGAAGGAGACCGGCTACCTTTCGAGTGAAGTACGCACGGAGCTGATCGGCAGCGTCGGCGTCGCACTGACCGATCTGCGGCCTTCAGGCGCAGGCCGCTTCGGCCGCGAGCGCATCGACGTCGTCTCCGATTCGAACTGGATCGAGTCGGGAACGCCGATCCGCGTCGTGCGATCCGATGGCTACCGGCACGTCGTTGAGCCGGCTGAATAG
- a CDS encoding enoyl-CoA hydratase/isomerase family protein — protein MAQVMEREVDQTTLVHYEARDGVAILTLDDPPANTYTYELMQDLDRCILRARMDDSVHVIVLTGAGEKFFCAGASIPMLNSVTPTFKYYFCLHANETLNRLEQTPKLVIAALNGHTVGGGLEIAMAADMRIARRGGGKIGLPEVNLGVLPGTGGTQRLCRIVGKSSAIELMVTGRTFEFDEAKTMGIVTDVYDAGNRDEFMTKVMEYAKQFTPPNMASKAIGNIKRAVQSGAEIPFQDALAIERELQQQLFASQDAKEGIGAYVEKRKAQFKAL, from the coding sequence ATGGCTCAGGTAATGGAACGCGAAGTCGATCAGACCACACTCGTGCACTACGAGGCTCGCGACGGCGTCGCGATCCTGACGCTCGATGATCCGCCGGCCAATACGTATACGTACGAGCTGATGCAGGACCTCGACCGCTGTATCCTGCGCGCCCGAATGGACGACAGCGTCCATGTCATCGTGCTTACGGGCGCCGGTGAGAAGTTCTTCTGTGCCGGCGCCAGCATCCCGATGTTGAACTCGGTGACGCCGACGTTCAAGTACTACTTCTGCCTGCACGCCAACGAGACGCTGAACCGGCTGGAGCAGACGCCGAAGCTGGTGATCGCCGCGCTGAACGGACACACGGTCGGCGGCGGACTGGAGATCGCGATGGCGGCGGACATGCGGATCGCACGGCGCGGCGGCGGCAAGATCGGCCTGCCGGAGGTCAACCTGGGCGTGCTTCCGGGCACGGGCGGCACACAGCGGCTGTGCCGGATCGTGGGCAAGTCGTCGGCGATCGAGCTGATGGTGACGGGCCGCACGTTCGAGTTCGACGAGGCGAAGACCATGGGTATCGTCACCGACGTGTACGACGCCGGCAATCGCGACGAGTTCATGACGAAGGTCATGGAATACGCGAAGCAGTTCACGCCGCCGAACATGGCGTCGAAGGCGATCGGCAACATCAAGCGGGCGGTGCAGTCGGGCGCGGAGATTCCCTTCCAGGATGCCCTGGCGATCGAGCGCGAGCTGCAGCAGCAGCTGTTCGCGAGCCAGGACGCGAAGGAAGGCATCGGGGCTTACGTCGAGAAGCGCAAGGCACAGTTCAAGGCGCTCTGA
- the floA gene encoding flotillin-like protein FloA (flotillin-like protein involved in membrane lipid rafts), which produces MENMAPALVLAIVVIFLLLVTWAVPVRLWIEAVSAGVHVGLGDLIGMRLRKVNPAAVVRPLINATKAGITLTTRELEAHYLAGGHVDRVVKALISADKANIELPFQQAAAIDLAGRDVLEAVKVSVNPKVINTPKVSAVAKDGIQLIAIARVTVRANINRLVGGAGEDTILARVGEGIVSTIGSAASHKAVLENPDNISKTVLAKGLDAGTAYEILSIDIADVDVGKNIGAELQTDQAEADKRIAQAKAEERRAMAVAIEQENRAEVQKMRAMVVQAEAQVPMAMAEAFRSGNLGIMDYQRFRNVDADTSMRKAIAGETDSTTRREEG; this is translated from the coding sequence ATGGAAAACATGGCGCCGGCGCTCGTTCTCGCTATTGTCGTAATCTTCCTGCTCCTCGTTACCTGGGCCGTGCCCGTCAGGCTCTGGATCGAGGCAGTATCCGCCGGGGTGCACGTCGGCCTGGGCGACCTCATCGGCATGCGGCTGCGCAAGGTGAATCCCGCCGCAGTGGTGCGGCCGCTCATCAACGCGACGAAGGCGGGTATCACGCTCACCACGCGTGAGCTCGAGGCCCATTACCTGGCGGGCGGCCACGTGGACCGGGTGGTCAAGGCGCTGATCAGCGCCGACAAGGCCAACATCGAGCTGCCGTTCCAGCAGGCGGCCGCGATCGATCTCGCCGGCCGAGACGTGCTCGAGGCCGTGAAGGTTTCCGTCAACCCGAAAGTCATCAACACGCCCAAGGTCTCGGCCGTTGCCAAGGACGGCATTCAGCTGATTGCCATCGCGCGTGTGACGGTACGAGCGAACATCAACCGGCTGGTCGGCGGCGCGGGCGAGGACACGATCCTGGCGCGTGTCGGCGAGGGCATCGTGTCGACCATCGGTTCGGCCGCATCGCACAAGGCTGTGCTCGAGAATCCCGACAACATCTCGAAGACCGTGCTGGCGAAGGGACTGGACGCGGGCACGGCGTACGAGATCCTCTCGATCGACATCGCCGATGTCGACGTCGGCAAGAACATCGGTGCGGAGCTGCAGACGGATCAGGCGGAAGCGGACAAGCGGATCGCTCAGGCGAAGGCGGAGGAGCGCCGCGCCATGGCGGTCGCGATCGAGCAGGAGAACCGCGCAGAAGTGCAGAAGATGCGCGCGATGGTCGTGCAGGCCGAGGCGCAGGTGCCGATGGCCATGGCCGAGGCGTTCCGCTCCGGCAATCTCGGCATCATGGATTACCAGCGCTTCCGTAACGTCGACGCGGACACGTCGATGCGTAAGGCGATCGCCGGCGAGACGGACAGCACGACCCGCCGCGAGGAGGGCTGA
- a CDS encoding M14 family zinc carboxypeptidase, which translates to MPYPTVSGYETEMQAIANAHPTVCSRFIINAPAGRTHEGRDIFALRIGPPPPFDPPSALVIAGMHAREWAPPDALLTFARRLLDAYAASGPLRLRPFTDRTAAPPIVYPEVVLPWPTVRAIVDNLNTIIVPMSNPDGRIHSHTVKFWRKNRRPGAGTCPPPPSNFPAELAGTEGPIGVDPNRNFDITWDFEEYYSPVGAGAAGVSKDRCDLRQTYIGPSAASEPETRAIQKLIDDNKVRWFMDVHAHSRLVLHPWSMETNGGDSTQTFQNTDWNRSGARGGRDGPGPAYMEFVPDAAPTKLLTNLDTYAKAIRDAVLRCGGQAPAADRRAIARSTYRVGQPLTLLYGVTGGSMDYAFSRQFLPGGWGPIYAFALECGSDKDGEGGFHPSTRIYPKIEREVHAAVFALLEIAANAARRATPAPATPATPAPSTGPPRTSGDDTSCPFTVVSLGTLLEPYLARIRHLRDEVLPHAAFGRIVARAASRVYRAFGPPIVPLLRASRAARLIARTLIVAPVMLAILLCGRATARVHTPARRAGILAGLLAITAASSVALAAAVGRMFWRAVGGG; encoded by the coding sequence ATGCCGTATCCGACCGTGAGCGGATACGAAACCGAGATGCAAGCGATCGCGAACGCGCATCCGACCGTCTGCTCCCGCTTCATCATCAATGCGCCGGCCGGCCGCACGCACGAGGGTCGCGACATCTTCGCGCTGCGTATCGGTCCGCCGCCGCCGTTCGATCCGCCATCCGCACTCGTGATCGCGGGCATGCACGCGCGCGAGTGGGCGCCGCCGGACGCTCTGCTCACGTTCGCCCGCCGGCTGCTCGATGCGTACGCCGCTTCCGGGCCGCTGCGGCTCCGTCCGTTCACTGACCGCACCGCTGCGCCGCCGATCGTCTACCCGGAGGTCGTGCTGCCGTGGCCGACCGTCCGGGCGATCGTCGACAACCTGAATACGATCATCGTCCCAATGTCGAATCCGGACGGTCGGATCCACAGCCACACCGTGAAGTTCTGGCGCAAGAATCGCCGTCCCGGTGCTGGCACCTGCCCGCCGCCACCCTCCAACTTTCCCGCCGAGCTGGCCGGGACGGAGGGTCCGATCGGTGTGGACCCTAACCGCAACTTCGACATCACGTGGGACTTCGAGGAGTACTACAGCCCCGTGGGTGCCGGCGCGGCCGGCGTGTCGAAGGACCGCTGCGACCTCCGCCAGACCTACATCGGCCCGTCGGCCGCGTCCGAGCCGGAGACGCGAGCGATCCAGAAGCTCATCGACGACAACAAGGTGCGGTGGTTCATGGACGTGCACGCGCACAGCCGCCTCGTGTTGCACCCGTGGTCGATGGAGACGAACGGGGGGGACTCGACGCAGACGTTCCAGAACACGGACTGGAACCGTTCGGGCGCGCGCGGCGGCCGTGACGGCCCGGGGCCCGCCTACATGGAGTTCGTGCCGGACGCCGCACCGACGAAGCTGCTCACGAACCTGGACACATACGCGAAGGCGATCCGCGATGCGGTGCTCCGCTGCGGCGGGCAGGCACCGGCCGCGGACCGCCGCGCGATCGCACGCTCGACGTATCGGGTCGGCCAGCCGCTCACGCTGCTGTACGGCGTGACGGGCGGCAGCATGGACTACGCGTTCAGCCGCCAGTTCCTGCCGGGCGGCTGGGGTCCCATCTACGCGTTCGCGCTCGAGTGCGGGTCGGACAAGGACGGTGAGGGCGGGTTCCATCCATCCACGCGGATCTACCCGAAGATCGAGCGGGAAGTGCATGCGGCCGTGTTTGCCCTGCTTGAGATCGCGGCGAACGCGGCGCGGCGCGCCACGCCCGCACCCGCGACACCCGCCACGCCCGCGCCATCGACCGGACCGCCGCGCACGAGCGGCGACGACACCAGCTGTCCGTTCACCGTCGTCTCGCTCGGCACGCTGCTCGAGCCGTACCTCGCCCGCATCCGCCACCTGCGCGATGAGGTGCTGCCCCATGCGGCATTCGGCCGGATTGTCGCACGCGCGGCGAGCCGCGTCTACCGCGCGTTCGGTCCACCCATCGTGCCGCTGCTGCGCGCGAGCCGCGCGGCACGCCTGATCGCACGCACACTCATCGTCGCACCCGTCATGCTTGCGATCCTGCTGTGCGGCCGCGCGACCGCACGGGTCCACACACCCGCGCGCCGTGCCGGCATCCTCGCGGGCCTGCTCGCGATCACTGCCGCATCATCGGTCGCGCTCGCGGCCGCGGTCGGGCGCATGTTCTGGCGCGCCGTGGGCGGGGGCTGA
- a CDS encoding DUF6603 domain-containing protein, whose translation MPAEPGTLERIAIGLANAFRPLESRLAPGEILTFLRELGLDLPPALLANAAFVNDLNAAGAAVGALPARITALRDALAADDALGIVAESAALTAAVTSAITALDTLTDRLRSLAGSIPGVTASDVTAFANTLAKRIFEYIAIAHVQGHHPIGFTLARLLGVIDHTALNAGSVDPVKPPVLLRELRLDRIADLLTRPADVLSAAWGWGTAGMDGEDLLHAVRDLLREMGVPAGFIPADEGGPAVDIFGFRIGLAAGAGLPGLAADARLDVPAGFAVRRPFAVPGWAIELAAGGAVSAATRIEIRPPADLTFVPPGGSATGNAVVRVFAQPTPPQTAFTLLSALGATRVEARVVTLGAGASWENNRGELIAEVGIFGGRVLIGTEGADGFLASLLSGVRLEVDFDLGASWGPAQGLRLRGSSGIELALAVNLGLGPLQVPTIYIVVGTADGAITLELSSMIRATLGPLLVVVDRMGAEALLSFPDGGGNLGPAQFDMRFKAPQGLGLSVDGGGFKGGGFMRFDPPKGEYFGMLELEFQGIISVRAVGILNTRMPDGTPGFSLLIIIVAEFPPIQLGFGFTLLGVGGLLGLNRTVLYEPLQAGVRDGSLNSVLFPRDVVANAPRIINDLKRIFPPLPDRFLIGPMGKLGWGTPTLISLELGLLLEIPRPAFAILGVLRVNVPAEEVALLRLQVNFLGIVDFEKRQLSFDASLFDSRLLTFTLTGDMAIRIYWGENANFLMSAGGFHPAYTPPPMGLGPLRRMAIIIFQGNPSVRAEAYFAVTSNTVQFGAKVEVQYGIKIFNVYGMLSLDVLIQFDPFGFIAEIAAMVAVRSGSSTLFSIKLELTLSGPTPWNARGRGSFKIGFIIKVTISVRFDVTVGERRDTSLPPVDVLPKLRDALALDGNWRAVLPPESHLQVTVREIPAEENVLVLHPFGSLEIAQKLVPLNLDIARFGTQRPENGRRFRIEEVRVGDDAAATEYRKEQFAPAQFLDMNDAAKLSSRSFDRFDAGVRVGGGERPHASLFRRLQVAYEVIYLPVRHASILHLIRTTLFDVFSLSASIAKSPLSARARRPSGLGTAKVHVEEEQFAVATTRDLGLHDGGLVFASEAEARGALRTLVERDAALDAELQVVPLSQVVRR comes from the coding sequence ATGCCGGCCGAACCGGGCACGCTCGAGCGCATCGCCATTGGCCTGGCGAACGCGTTCCGTCCGCTGGAGAGCCGGCTCGCGCCCGGCGAGATCCTCACGTTCCTGCGCGAGCTCGGACTCGACCTGCCGCCGGCACTGCTCGCGAATGCCGCGTTCGTGAACGACCTGAACGCGGCCGGAGCCGCCGTCGGCGCGCTGCCCGCACGCATCACGGCGCTGCGCGATGCACTCGCTGCGGACGATGCGCTCGGGATCGTCGCGGAATCGGCGGCACTCACCGCCGCGGTCACGAGCGCGATCACCGCACTCGATACGCTCACGGACCGGCTGCGCTCGCTCGCGGGCAGCATCCCCGGTGTGACGGCGTCGGACGTGACCGCGTTCGCGAACACACTCGCGAAGCGGATCTTCGAGTACATCGCGATCGCGCACGTGCAGGGTCACCACCCGATCGGGTTCACGCTCGCGCGGCTCCTCGGCGTGATCGACCACACCGCGCTGAACGCGGGCTCGGTAGATCCAGTGAAGCCGCCCGTGCTGCTGCGCGAGCTGCGGCTCGATCGCATCGCGGACCTGCTGACGCGGCCCGCGGACGTGCTGTCCGCGGCCTGGGGTTGGGGCACGGCCGGGATGGACGGCGAGGACCTGCTGCACGCCGTGCGCGACCTGCTGCGAGAGATGGGCGTCCCCGCAGGCTTCATCCCCGCCGACGAGGGTGGTCCTGCCGTCGACATCTTCGGCTTCCGCATCGGCCTCGCCGCTGGCGCGGGCCTGCCGGGCCTCGCGGCCGACGCACGCCTCGACGTGCCCGCCGGCTTCGCGGTCCGCCGCCCGTTCGCCGTGCCCGGCTGGGCGATCGAGCTCGCGGCCGGCGGCGCGGTCTCGGCCGCGACACGCATCGAGATCCGCCCGCCCGCGGACCTGACGTTCGTCCCGCCCGGCGGCAGCGCGACCGGCAATGCGGTGGTGCGCGTGTTCGCACAGCCGACTCCTCCCCAGACCGCGTTCACGCTGCTGAGCGCGCTCGGCGCAACGCGCGTCGAGGCCCGCGTGGTGACGCTCGGTGCCGGCGCATCGTGGGAGAACAACCGCGGCGAGCTGATCGCAGAGGTCGGGATCTTCGGCGGCCGCGTGCTGATTGGCACCGAGGGCGCCGACGGGTTCCTCGCCTCGCTCCTCTCCGGCGTCCGCCTCGAGGTGGACTTCGACCTGGGCGCGTCATGGGGGCCAGCGCAGGGATTGCGGCTGCGCGGCAGCTCCGGCATCGAGCTGGCACTCGCGGTGAACCTCGGGCTCGGGCCCTTGCAGGTACCGACGATCTACATCGTAGTCGGCACCGCGGACGGCGCGATCACGCTCGAGCTGTCGTCAATGATCCGCGCGACGCTCGGACCGCTGCTCGTCGTGGTGGACCGCATGGGCGCGGAGGCGCTGCTCTCGTTCCCGGACGGCGGCGGCAACCTCGGGCCGGCGCAGTTCGACATGCGGTTCAAGGCGCCGCAGGGGCTCGGACTCAGTGTGGATGGCGGCGGGTTCAAGGGTGGCGGCTTCATGCGCTTCGACCCCCCGAAGGGCGAGTACTTCGGCATGCTGGAGCTGGAGTTCCAGGGCATCATCTCCGTGCGCGCAGTCGGGATCCTGAACACGCGCATGCCGGACGGTACCCCGGGCTTCTCGCTGCTCATCATCATCGTCGCGGAGTTCCCGCCGATCCAGCTCGGCTTCGGCTTCACGCTGCTCGGCGTGGGCGGACTGCTCGGCCTGAACCGGACCGTGCTGTACGAGCCGCTCCAGGCCGGCGTGCGCGATGGCTCGCTCAACAGCGTGCTGTTCCCGCGCGATGTGGTGGCGAACGCACCGCGCATCATCAACGACCTGAAGCGCATCTTCCCGCCGCTGCCCGACCGGTTCCTGATCGGACCGATGGGCAAGCTCGGCTGGGGCACGCCGACGCTGATCTCCCTCGAACTGGGCCTGCTGCTCGAGATCCCGCGCCCCGCATTCGCGATCCTCGGCGTGCTGCGCGTAAACGTGCCCGCCGAAGAAGTCGCACTGCTCCGGCTCCAGGTGAACTTCCTCGGGATTGTGGACTTCGAGAAGCGGCAGCTCTCGTTCGATGCATCGCTCTTCGACTCGCGCCTGCTGACGTTCACGCTCACCGGCGACATGGCGATCCGCATCTACTGGGGCGAGAACGCCAACTTCCTGATGAGCGCCGGCGGGTTCCACCCCGCCTACACGCCGCCGCCCATGGGACTCGGGCCGTTGCGGCGCATGGCGATCATCATCTTCCAGGGCAACCCGAGCGTCCGCGCAGAGGCCTACTTCGCAGTCACATCGAACACAGTGCAGTTCGGCGCGAAGGTCGAGGTACAGTACGGCATCAAGATCTTCAACGTCTATGGGATGCTGTCGCTGGACGTGCTGATCCAGTTCGACCCGTTCGGCTTCATTGCCGAGATCGCGGCGATGGTCGCGGTGCGGAGCGGGTCGTCCACGCTGTTCAGCATCAAACTCGAACTGACGCTCTCCGGGCCGACGCCGTGGAATGCGCGCGGCCGCGGCTCGTTCAAGATCGGGTTCATCATCAAGGTCACGATCTCCGTGCGCTTCGATGTCACCGTGGGCGAGCGGCGCGACACATCGCTGCCGCCGGTCGATGTGCTCCCGAAGCTTCGCGATGCGCTGGCGCTCGATGGCAACTGGCGCGCGGTGCTGCCGCCCGAGAGCCACTTGCAGGTGACGGTGCGCGAGATTCCGGCCGAGGAGAACGTGCTCGTCCTGCACCCGTTCGGCTCGCTCGAGATCGCGCAGAAGCTCGTGCCGCTGAACCTCGACATCGCGCGCTTCGGCACGCAGCGGCCGGAGAACGGGCGGCGCTTCCGCATCGAAGAGGTGCGCGTCGGGGACGATGCCGCGGCGACGGAGTACCGGAAGGAGCAGTTCGCGCCGGCGCAGTTCCTCGACATGAACGATGCGGCGAAGCTGTCGAGCCGCTCGTTCGACCGCTTCGACGCGGGCGTGCGCGTGGGCGGCGGCGAGCGCCCGCACGCGAGCCTGTTCCGCCGGCTTCAGGTGGCCTACGAGGTGATATACCTGCCGGTCCGCCACGCCTCGATCCTGCACCTGATCCGCACCACGCTGTTCGACGTGTTCTCGCTCAGCGCGTCGATCGCGAAGTCGCCGCTGTCCGCACGCGCACGCAGACCCTCCGGCCTCGGCACCGCGAAGGTCCACGTCGAGGAGGAGCAGTTCGCGGTCGCGACCACGCGCGACCTCGGGCTGCACGATGGCGGGCTCGTGTTCGCATCGGAGGCGGAAGCGCGCGGCGCACTGCGCACGCTCGTCGAGCGCGATGCCGCACTCGATGCGGAGCTCCAGGTCGTCCCGCTTTCCCAGGTGGTGCGCCGATGA